The window TGCTCGGCGAGCGGTACGCGGGCGGCGGGGAGCCCCGGCGCCTCGCCGAGCTCGCCGACCGCGTCTCCGCCGCCTTCGGCCGCCGCGTACGCCCCGATCTGCCCGCCGACGTCGTCAAGGCCTTCGCCGAGGCCGGGTTCAAGCTCAAGTCCACCCGCCGCTGGGAGATCCAGGAGCTGGACCACCCGGCCGTCGAGCCGTTGATCGAGTACAAGAAGCTGTACCGGATCTACACCGCCCACGGCTGGAGCTGGCTCGCGGACTGGGTCCACGACGGCCGCTTCCGCCCGGAGTTCATCCCCGGCGGCACCCTCACCGGCCGCTGGGTCACCAACGGCGGCGGGGCCCTGCAGATCCCCAAGGTGATCCGCCGTGCCGTGGTCGCCGACCCCGGCTGGCGGCTCGTCGTCGCCGACGCCGACCAGATGGAACCGCGCGTGCTGGCCGCGATCTCCCGCGACCCGGCCTTCATGGAGGTGGCCGGCCGCCCCGAGGACCTCTACACCGCCGTCTCCCGCCAGGGCTTCTCCGGCGACCGGGACAAGGCCAAGATCGCCGTCCTCGGCGCCGTCTACGGCCAGACCTCCGGGGACGGCCTGAAGAACCTGGCCGCGCTCCGCCGCCGCTTCCCCCGGGCCGTGGCGTACGTGGACGACGCGGCGAAGGCCGGGGAGGACGGCCGGCTCGTACGGACCTGGCTGGGCCGGACCTGTCCGCCGCCCGCCGGCTCCGGCGACGGGTACGAGACGGGCGACGGCGGCGTCGACCCGGCCGAGGGGGCGGGCGAGGGCGAGGCCGGGCTCCCCCGGGACAGGGACCGGGACAGGGACCGGGACGACGCCTGGACCCCGAGCTACGCCTCCACCAACACCCGGGCCCGCGGCCGGTTCACCCGTAACTTCGTCGTCCAGGGCAGCGCCGCCGACTGGGCCCTGCTGCTGCTCGCGGCCCTGCGGCAGGCGACCGTCGGAATGCGGGCCGAGCTGGTGTTCTTCCAGCACGACGAGGTGATCGTGCACTGCCCGGCCGAGGAGGCCGGGGCCGTCGTGGAGGCGATCCGCGCCGCCGGCGACCGGGCCGGCCGGATCGCCTTCGGCGACACCCCGGTCCGGTTCCCGTTCACGACGGCGGTCGTGGAGTGCTACGCCGACGCCAAATGACTCGCTCGCGCTAGTTGCGCGTCCGGTTCCAGGCCGGGGCGAGCGCGAGCTCCTTCAGCTGGTCCAGCGTCAGCGCGGGCGCCTCGCGGGTGGGCGCTCCGCTCTGGTTGGCGGTGTTGTAGGCGGAGATCGCCACGCGCAGCCCGTCCTTGCGCAGGGTGTCCACGGTCCACTCGACGACGCCCTTGCCCTTCTCCGCGGGCCCCTGCGAGACCTTCACCATGGTGCCGTCGGGCTGCGAGGTGACACCGGCGCCCAGGAAGCGGGAGGTGGTCTCGCCCTTGCTCACGTTGATCTGGACCAGGGACATGCCCTTGCCGTCGTCGAGCACGAGGTAGCCGTACCCGTTCTCCCCGCCCTTGGAGGCGACCGGAACCTTGATCCCGAGCCCGGTCATCAGCTGTTCCAGGGCCTGCGCGGCCGGCCGGTCCCGCAGCGCGAGCGCCGACTCCGCCGAGTCCGTCCGGGGCGGCTCCTGCTCGGCCGCCGGCAGGTCGCCCAGCGCCGCGTGCCACACGGCCGAGGTGACCAGGGTCTTCAACTGCGCGGTGCTGAGCGGCGGGTTGGGCCGCGAGACGGGGGCGTCCTTCTCGGCGGGGGCGTTCCACTCGGACACGTCGACCACGAAGCCCTGCGGGGTCACGAGCACGGCCCGCCAGACCTTCGTGTCCACCCGGCGGTCGGGGTACTCGTACCCCTTCTGGAGCAGCAGCCTGGAGCCGTCCGCCAGCTTCTCGGTCCGGCAGTCGTCGTACCCCTGCAGGAGCTTGTCCCCGCACTCGGTCCTCGCACGGGCGTGGCTGCCGCCCGGGTCCACCCGCTGGAGGCTGAGGCTGACGGCCGCCTTGCCCTTCCCGTCGTCGTACACGCCGGAGACCATCGGGACCTGGTCTTCCGTGCCCCGCGCCTCGAGCTTGGTCCACTGCCCGTCGGGCAGGAGCCCCTCCAGCTGGGCGATCATCTGCGCGCCGGTGACCGCGCCGGTGCCGGCCCGCGGATCCTTCTCGCTCCCGTCCGTCCCGTCCGAGCCGCCCGGCGGGGTCGGCGGCGCCGCGACGGTGACCGCGTTCGCGCCGCCGGGTCCGCCGAGGAGACCGCCGGAATAGGCGCCCACCGTCGCGATCAGGGCCAGGGTCAGCACGGATCCGCCGACCACGGCGGCCCGCCGGCGCGCCACCATCCGTCGGCCGCGCCGCTCTCCGGCGTCCACGAGGGCGGGCCGGTCGGCGGTGAAACCGTTCCCCGCACGCCGGAGGGCTTCACCGAGGTCGTCTTCAAAGGGCATGGGGAACCAGACCTTCCGATTCAAGGGTGGGATGAGGCGAGGGATCCGGACGGACCGGCGGTCTCAGAGCTCCGCGAAGGCGGCGAGGCTGCCGCCGAGCTGCTCACGCAGCCGGGCGAGCGCCCGCGAGGTCCGGGTACGGACCGCCGCGGAGCTGACGTTCATGGCGTCGGCGGTCTCCTCGACGCTGCGGTCCTCCCAGTAGCGCAGCACCAGGACCGCCCGGTCCTTGGGCGCCAGCCGTCCCAGCGCCTCCAGCAGCGTCAGCCGCAGCGCCGGGTCCGCGCCGCCGGCCGCCGCCGCACCCGCGTCGGGGAACTCCCCGACCGGCCGCTCCCCCGCCGACCGGCGGCGCTGGTGCGTGAGGAAGGCCCGTACCAGCACCGTCTGCGCGTACGCCGCCGGATTGTCGATACGGGAGATCCGCCCCCAGAGCAGGTACATCCGGCCCAGGGTCTCCTGCACCAGGTCCTCCGCGAGGTGGGTGTCCCCGCTCGCCAGCAGACAGGCCGACCGGTACAGATGACCCGACCGGCCTTCCGCGAACTCGCGGAACCCGTCTCTGCGACCCTGCCGCATGTACTCCCCCTCGCGTCCGTCTCACCCCACTGACGCGACGGCGGGCGGGAATGTTTCATTCCTGGCCGGGAGTTCCTCGACCCAGGTCGTGGAAGTACACGTGGAACTCCTCGCGGACGAAGCCCTCCGCCTCGTACAGCCCCTGCGCGACGGTGTTGTCGTACGCGGTCTCCAGCTGCACGCCCGACACTCCGGCCTCGCGGGCCCGGCGCAGCACTTCGCGCAGCAGCGCCCGGCCGGCGCCGGTGCGGCGGCCGGACGGGGCGACGTACAGGTCGTTGAGGACCCAGGCGGGCCGCAGGGAGAGCGAGGAGAAGCCGCGGTAGACCTGCGCGAAGCCGACCGTGCCGAGCTCCGGGACGTCGCCGAGCAGGACGAGGGACTCGTCCTTCGCGATGCGCTCCGCCAGGAAGGCCCGCGGGGCGTCGGGGTCTTGGACGTCCACCTCGTAGAAGTCGAGGTATCCGCGGAACAGCGCGGCCGCCGTCTCGACGTCCGCCTCCCCGGCCGCGCGGACCACGACCGCGCCGACGCCCACGCCCGTGCCGGCGCCGGCGCCCGTGCCGGTGTCCGCGGAGTCGCCCGCGGGGTCGCCCGCCGCGGACGGGATGTCCTGCTGTGCTGCCTGACCGTTCATGTGCGTCTCCCTCAGGGGTGTCCGGCGCGCCGGTGACCATTGTGCGCGGAGGAAGAGGAGCGGCCGGTCCGCAGGGGCGTGCTCACTGTCCGGGCTGGGCGGGGAGCGAGAAGACGTGCCCGGGGGACACGATCTCGGTGATCGCCTTGCCGAAGAGGGTGCTGGGCTCGTTGCCCTGGTAGGCGATGTCGGTGTTGAGCAGCACGACCATCGTGGCCTGCGGCTCCGGCAGGTAGACGGTCAGCGACCCGTAGCCCGGCAGGGAGCCGTTGTGCCCGATCCAGCCCTGGACGTTGAAGATGCCCAGCCCGTAGCCCGCGCCCGGGAGGGCCGGGACCACCTTCAGCCGCTCGGCCTGGGTGGCGGGGGTCAGCAGGGTGCCGGTGGCAAGGGTCCTGGCCCAGGACCGCAGGTCGGAGAGGTCGGAGATCATCGCTCCGGCCGCCCAGCCCCAGGAGGGGTTCCAGTCGGTGGCGTCCTCGGTCTTCCCGGAGGCCGTCTGGTTCGTGTACCCGTGGGCGTGCGGACTCGGGAACTCCGCGCCGACGGGGAACAGCGTGTGCTCCAGTCCGGCCGGTTTGACGACTTCCCGGGCGATGTAGTCGGCGAGGGGGTCTCCGCTGACCTTCTCGACCACCAGCCCGAGCAGGATCAGGTTGGTGTTGCAGTAGGAGAATTCCGCGCCCGGCTCGAACAGCACCGGGTGCTTGAAGGAGTACGCGAGCAGCTCCTGCGGGGTGAAGGACCGGTACGGATCGCTCGTCAGCGCCTTGAAGAACCCTTCGTCGGCGGAGTAGTTGAACAGACCGCTCCGCATCCCGGCCAGCTCGCGCAAGGTGATCCGGTCGCCGTTCGGCACGCCCTCGACGTACTTTCCGATCGGGTCGTCCAGCCCGATCCTCCCCTCGTCCACCAGCCGGAGCAGCGCGGTCACGGTGAAGGTCTTCGTCACGCTGCCGATCCGCATGTTCAGGTTCGGGGCCATCGGCGCGCCCGTGGCCTTGTCGGCGATCCCGAAGGACCGTACGTACGCGCCCTTGCCGGGCGCCGAGACGGACACGATCACCCCGGGCACCTTCGCCTCGGCCATCACCTCGCGCACGGCTTCGTCCAACTGCCGCGCCACGGCGGGCGTCAGCTGCGCGAACTCCCCGGAGGCGGGGGTCGGGGCCGGAACGGGCGCGGGAACGGGTGCCGGAACGGGGACGGTCACGCCCGGTGCGGGCTGCGCGGGCGGTGCGGGCGCCGGCCCGTCCCCCGCGTACCCCGCGCCCACGGGCCCCAGGACCAGGCCCACGGCGAGCATCGCCGCGGCCGCGCCGCGCCCACGTGTCGTCATGCCCGGCCTCCTCACCCGCCGAGACGGGGACCACCACATTCCAACGTAACCCCGCCCGTTCGGCCGGGCGACCGGGGCCCGGAGGGGGTGAGGGAGGTGACGAAGTAGTCTAAAAATCTATTCTAGAAAGACCGCTTTTCGGGCGACACTCTCCCCATGACCGGTCGTACATCCGGCGCACCGCCGGAACCCGATGAGCAGTGGCCCGGCGCCGCGCCCACGCCCCCACGGGTACCGCCCGGCTTCGGACCGCCGCCCGCGGCGTTCGATCCGCAACCCGGCGGCCGCCCCGGGCGCCGGCCGTCCGTGGTCGTCGCGGCGCTGGTGGCCGTCCTGCTCGTCATCGGCGGCGGCGTGTACCTCACGGTCGGCGACGGCCTCGGCACGTTCACGCGGGACGGCGGGACAGCGGCCGGACCCTCCGGTTCCCCCTCGGTCGACCAGGGCGACGGCAAGGGCCCCGGCGGGGGAGCCGACACCTACGACCCCAACGCCGGCATCAGGCCGGGTGAGTCCCGGGTCTGGCTGCGCGACAACCAGACCGAGGTCGCCGGCTCGGGAACCTCGCAGTACGGCCCGTGGCGGGTGGGCGACGTGGTGGTCAAGGCGATCGCCAACGAGTTCACCGCCTACGCGGTGGCCGACGGCCAGGAGAAGTGGAAGCTCCCGCTGCCGACCGCGATGTGCGGGGTTCCGCCGGCCCCGTCCGCGAACGGCAAGCTGGTCGTGGGCGTGAAGGAGAGCGCCTCGGAGAAGGCGCGCTGCACCGGTCTCCAGCTGATCGACCTGACCACCGGCAAGGCGGGGTGGAAGGCGGCGGTGACGCCGGAGAACCAGTACGACACCGCGCTGGAGTTCGAGATGGCGATCGCCGGTGACACCGTGGCCGTCGCACGGTCGGCCGTCATGAGCGGCTTCTCGGTCACCGACGGCAGGAAGCTCTTCGGGACCTGGAACGCGAACGGCTGCTACCCGAGCGCGTTCGCCGGGGGGTCCCGGCTGGTCGTCATCCGCCACTGCCCCGACCCGAACGACGCCCGCGCGTCCGGCCGGCCGATGGTCCAGGAGCTGGATCCGGCCACGGGCAGCCCCAAGTGGAGCCACAAGTACGACCCGGACTGGACCGTCGGCAGGATGCTCTCCATGGATCCGCTGGTGATCGCCGCGCACCACAAGGACAAGAAGACCTGGAACGTCACGGCGTTCGCCGCCGACGGCAAGGTGCGCTCGCAGCACGCCCCCGGCTTCGCGGTCAGCGGCCGGTGCAACGGCTTCGGCAACGCGAGCGGCTTCCAGGAGTGCTACGCCGCCGCGGCCGACGCCGACACCCTCTACATCGGCGCGGGCAAGCCCGGCACCAGCCTCGGCATCGAGGACACCAACCAGGTCGTCGCGGTGGACCTGAACACGGGCAAGGAGCGGTGGCGCACCGCCGAGCAGCCCAAGGGCCGCACGATGTGGCCGCTGGCGGTCGAGGGCGGCAGGGTGGTCGTGTACGTCACCCCCGGCAGCGGCGAGGCGGGGGCGGTGGTCTCCCTCGCACCGGCCGACGGCGCCTCGCAGCCCGTTCTGCACAGCCCGGCCGCCTCCGCCGGCGCCGAGGGCGTCTTCTACACGCACAACGTCCGCATCGCGTGGGCGGGCGGACGGCTGTTCCTGCTCAACGGCAGGGTCTACAGCCCGGATCCCAGGAAGGCGAGCCGCGCGGTCCTGTCCTTCGGCAAGTAGCCGGGCGGGACGGGCCGGCCGGCGCGTACGCACACGGTCGAGCAGGGCAGTCGAGCAGGGCAGTCGAGCGAGGAGGGGCACGGTGGACGACCCGTACAACCCGTACCGGCAACCGATGGACGGCACTTCGGGGCAGCAGCGGCCGCAGCCCTTCTCGTCCTTCTCCTCCTTCCCGTCGTATCCGGCGTCCACGCCCCCGCCCCCGTCACCGCCGCCGCCCGCGCCCGGGACCGACGGTGGGAGAAGGCGGAGGAAGAGGACCGTCGTCATCGCCGTCTGCGCAGTGGCCGCCGTGGTGGCCGGCGCCGCCGTCACCGCCGCCGTGCTCGTCGGCCGCGCCGACGAGGACCGTACGCCGGCGGCCGCGGCGGACCCGGCGAAGCCGCTCGTCGCGGGCTGGAAGACCGTCATCAACCCCAAGCACGGCACGGCGTTCGACGTCCCGCCGCAGTGGGAGGTCCTCTCACCCGACGTCTTCAGCGGGCACACCGACCGCAAGGACCCCGACAAGGTCCTGATCGGGCACACGGCACCCGCCCTCTACAAGTCCAAGTGGTGCAGCATCGACGCAAACGGCGACGGCCAGGTCACGGACGTCCGGCTCGGCAACACCGGCACCAAGGGGGCCTCCGGCGCCAAGGACACCGCCGAGATCGCCGAGAAGAGCGCGCCCACCTGGGTCTACGCCGCCTACACCCAGCCGGACAAGAGCGTCGTCACGTGGGACAAGCCCAAGGAGTTCACGACGAAGTCCGGAGTCCGGGGCAGTTACGTCAAGGCCCGCTCCAAGGGGGCCGCGCAGCCCAACCGGTGCGCCGGTGACGGGCAGGCGGTCGTCTTCGGCTTCAAGAACTCCCGGGGCGACCTGGTCGCATGGGACTTCTACGGCCGCACGGGCGTGCCCGGCGCCGTCGACGACGCCCTCGTCATGCGCATCATGAGCACCGTCCGCCTCGCGGGCGACCCCAAGGAGCCCAGCCCCTGACGTCACCCTCCTGGGTGTGCTCAAGGCATGTCCATGCTCTATGTTGCAGAGGCAAAACACGGGGAACTTCGAAAGCCGCACACGCGCACAACCGCGCTCCGGAGCGGTTGTCGGCGCTTGACGAGCCGAGACCGAGGCGACGGACGACGGATGACACGGGACTACGACAGCCAGCTTCTGGAGTCGGTGGCGGTACGCCGCCGCAGGACGCGGGACGCGCTGCTGTTCGGCGTGCAGCGGGCGAGGCGCACGGCGGACGAGCGGCTCGGGAAACTCTTCGCGGGCATCGCCATCGCGGCCGTCCTGTGCGCGGGTTGCGTCGGATGGTCCTTCATCCAGCACACCCTCGCGAAGCAGAAGGCCGAACAGCAGAAGCAGCGGCAGGGCTCGGTGCAGCAGTTCGGGCAGCCGTCGCCACCCGCGAAGTCTCCGCAGCCGACGCAGCCTTCGCAGACGTCCACGTCCACGTCCGGGTCGCCCAAGCCGGCCAAGTCGCCCCAGCCCGCGCGGTCGCAACCGTCGCAACCGTCGCAGGCACCGCAGTCGTCACTGTCTCCGCAGTCGTGATCGTCGTGACTGTCACGGCTGTCGTGGAGACGGAAGCAGAAGTGGTGCGGATCCGTCAGAGTCCACCGTCCGGCGGCGAAGCCATGTCTCCTCGGCCCCGAAAGGTCGCCATCCCGCGATGATAGGTTCCCGTAAGTGGTGAGCACAGCAACGACTTCCCGGGCGCAACTGAGCCGGGTGACCCTGGTCGGCGAGCGGCGCCGGGCCGACATCGTCCTACCCTCCGACACTCCGATCGGGCAGTTGCTCCCCGACATCCTGCATCTGCTCGACGACCGGGCCGCATCGCGCCCGATGACCCGTCAGCTGATCACGTCGGACGGCTCCGTGGTGCCGCACGACAGCACGCTCGCGGCGGCCGGCATAGCCGACGGCGCCGTCCTGCGGCTCGTCAGGACCCACTCCGCGCCGCCCGCCCCCGTGGTCCACGACGTCACCGACCTGGTGGCCGACGACCTCGACCTCCAGGCCTGGCGCTGGCGTCCCGCCGCCCGGCGGGGCAGCGCGGGAGTGGCGACCGTGGCCTTCATGGTGACCGCCGCACTGCTCGCCCGCCGCGAGTTCGCACTCGACGCCCTCGCCGGCGCCCTCACGGTCGTCACGCTCGTCCTGATGGCCGTCGGCGCGCTGGTCGCCCGGATCGGGCAGGGCAACCGCGGTCTGGCGACCGCCCTCCTGCTCGCCTCCGGCGGGCTGGGGGTCCTCACCGCGTGGACCGCCGCGGACGCCCACGACTGGTCGGGCATCGTGCGGCTCGCCGCCGTCTCGGGCTCGGTCGTCCTGACGCAGGTGCTGCTCGGCTACTTCTCGCCGCTCGGCCGCGGCGGGCTCATCGGCGCCGCCGCCACCACCCTGATCACCGTCCTGTGGCTGGCCGTTGCCGCCGTCCAGGACGATCCGGCGCGGCTTGGCGCGGTCATGGCCGTCTTCTCCGTGGTGCTGCTCGGCATGCTGCCGCGGCTCGCCCTGATGGCCTCGGGGCTCACCGCGCTCGACGACCGCCGCTCGGGCGGTGCCTCCGTCAGCCGCCACGAGGTCGGCAACGCCCTCGCGGCCACGCACCGCGGGCTCGCCCTCGCGACGATCGCCACCGCGGTCTCGGCGGCGGCCGCCGGCTGGCTGCTGACGCTCGCCGGGAAGCCCAGTGTGTGGACGGTGACGCTGCCGGTGCTCGTCGCCGTGGTGCTGCTGTCGAGGGCCCGGGCCTTCCCGCTGGTCGCCGAGGTCGTGGCGCTGTCCACCGCCGCGGCACTGCTCGCCGTACGCCTGGTGATGCTGTGGACCGAGCACGACGGTGGAGCCGGACCGCTCGCCGTCCTGGGCGTGGCGGCGCTGCTGCCGCTGGTCGTCCTCGCGGTCCAGCCGCCGGAGCACGTCCAGGTCCGGCTGCGGCGCACCGCCGACCTCATCGAATCGATCGGCATGGTGGGACTCTTCCCGCTCGCCGTCGGGGTGTTCGGCATGTACGGGCAGCTGCTCAACAAGTTCTGAGTCAACGCGCGGCCGCTCCGGGCGGGGCAGCAGGTCGGTAGAAGAGGGGCAGGGGCAGACATGCCGAACGGAGACAACTGGCAGGGCGACGTCCTGCGCGACCTGAGGTCCGGCGCCACGCCACCACCCCAGGCCCCGGCCGGGTCCCCTGGCGCGGCTCCCGCCGGCGCCCAGCAGCCGCCCCAGGGGCCGGCCCCGGCCACCCCGCAGCCTGCGCAGGGCCCGGCCGCCGCGCAGCCCCCGCAGGTGCCCGGCGCCCAGGCCTCCGGCGGGGCGACCCCGCAGGGCGCCGGCGCCCAGGGGTTCGCGGGGCACGGCGGCCCGCAGCCCGGCCCGGGCGGCGGGTACCCGGCCCCGCAGGGTCGCGTACCGCAGTCGCCGCACGCCGGCCGGACGCCCGATTCCCTGCCCGCGGTCGACGAGAAGCTCGGCGCGGCGGTGCGCAGGCCCCGGCACGGCGAGGCCTTCGCGGCCCGCGCCACCCGCGCCGTACGCCGAATCGTTTCCTCATCCGCCGCCCGCGAGGTCGCCTCGGCCACCCGCTCGGCCGAGATGCTCCAGCAGCCGGTGACCACCGGCCGCCAGATCGCCGTCACCTCCATCCGAGGCGGCGCCGGCAAGTCCACGGTCGCCGCCCTGCTCGGCACCACGTACGCCCACTACCGCCAGGACCCCGTCCTGTTCGTCGAGGCCGACCCGGCGCTCGGCTCGCTGCCGATCCGCCTCGGCGCCGAGTCCCTGCGCTGGACGACCGGCGACGTCGCGGACATCGTCCAGCCCCAGATGTCGCTGCTCGACGTCACCGGCTACCTCGTCCAGCTCCGCGACAACGCCTGGCTGCTGCCCGGCAGCCAGGGCCGGATCGGCGCGATGCTCGACACCCGGTCCTACGAGCGGGCCATGGTCGCGCTCCGCCG of the Streptomyces sp. NBC_01294 genome contains:
- a CDS encoding outer membrane protein assembly factor BamB family protein, whose product is MTGRTSGAPPEPDEQWPGAAPTPPRVPPGFGPPPAAFDPQPGGRPGRRPSVVVAALVAVLLVIGGGVYLTVGDGLGTFTRDGGTAAGPSGSPSVDQGDGKGPGGGADTYDPNAGIRPGESRVWLRDNQTEVAGSGTSQYGPWRVGDVVVKAIANEFTAYAVADGQEKWKLPLPTAMCGVPPAPSANGKLVVGVKESASEKARCTGLQLIDLTTGKAGWKAAVTPENQYDTALEFEMAIAGDTVAVARSAVMSGFSVTDGRKLFGTWNANGCYPSAFAGGSRLVVIRHCPDPNDARASGRPMVQELDPATGSPKWSHKYDPDWTVGRMLSMDPLVIAAHHKDKKTWNVTAFAADGKVRSQHAPGFAVSGRCNGFGNASGFQECYAAAADADTLYIGAGKPGTSLGIEDTNQVVAVDLNTGKERWRTAEQPKGRTMWPLAVEGGRVVVYVTPGSGEAGAVVSLAPADGASQPVLHSPAASAGAEGVFYTHNVRIAWAGGRLFLLNGRVYSPDPRKASRAVLSFGK
- a CDS encoding SigE family RNA polymerase sigma factor; the protein is MRQGRRDGFREFAEGRSGHLYRSACLLASGDTHLAEDLVQETLGRMYLLWGRISRIDNPAAYAQTVLVRAFLTHQRRRSAGERPVGEFPDAGAAAAGGADPALRLTLLEALGRLAPKDRAVLVLRYWEDRSVEETADAMNVSSAAVRTRTSRALARLREQLGGSLAAFAEL
- a CDS encoding MinD/ParA family ATP-binding protein produces the protein MPNGDNWQGDVLRDLRSGATPPPQAPAGSPGAAPAGAQQPPQGPAPATPQPAQGPAAAQPPQVPGAQASGGATPQGAGAQGFAGHGGPQPGPGGGYPAPQGRVPQSPHAGRTPDSLPAVDEKLGAAVRRPRHGEAFAARATRAVRRIVSSSAAREVASATRSAEMLQQPVTTGRQIAVTSIRGGAGKSTVAALLGTTYAHYRQDPVLFVEADPALGSLPIRLGAESLRWTTGDVADIVQPQMSLLDVTGYLVQLRDNAWLLPGSQGRIGAMLDTRSYERAMVALRRYFGVTVVDCETLPAEVARVALSASQARVLATPATLDGVASTHAVLQWMRGLPPHVIAGTVVVLTEQAPHSGIDLSKAVRALEATGTPVHVLPYDRHLAAGGPIRTELLAHSTRKTAARLAAEVFQLSQKRH
- a CDS encoding serine hydrolase domain-containing protein; amino-acid sequence: MTTRGRGAAAAMLAVGLVLGPVGAGYAGDGPAPAPPAQPAPGVTVPVPAPVPAPVPAPTPASGEFAQLTPAVARQLDEAVREVMAEAKVPGVIVSVSAPGKGAYVRSFGIADKATGAPMAPNLNMRIGSVTKTFTVTALLRLVDEGRIGLDDPIGKYVEGVPNGDRITLRELAGMRSGLFNYSADEGFFKALTSDPYRSFTPQELLAYSFKHPVLFEPGAEFSYCNTNLILLGLVVEKVSGDPLADYIAREVVKPAGLEHTLFPVGAEFPSPHAHGYTNQTASGKTEDATDWNPSWGWAAGAMISDLSDLRSWARTLATGTLLTPATQAERLKVVPALPGAGYGLGIFNVQGWIGHNGSLPGYGSLTVYLPEPQATMVVLLNTDIAYQGNEPSTLFGKAITEIVSPGHVFSLPAQPGQ
- the eccD gene encoding type VII secretion integral membrane protein EccD, whose translation is MVSTATTSRAQLSRVTLVGERRRADIVLPSDTPIGQLLPDILHLLDDRAASRPMTRQLITSDGSVVPHDSTLAAAGIADGAVLRLVRTHSAPPAPVVHDVTDLVADDLDLQAWRWRPAARRGSAGVATVAFMVTAALLARREFALDALAGALTVVTLVLMAVGALVARIGQGNRGLATALLLASGGLGVLTAWTAADAHDWSGIVRLAAVSGSVVLTQVLLGYFSPLGRGGLIGAAATTLITVLWLAVAAVQDDPARLGAVMAVFSVVLLGMLPRLALMASGLTALDDRRSGGASVSRHEVGNALAATHRGLALATIATAVSAAAAGWLLTLAGKPSVWTVTLPVLVAVVLLSRARAFPLVAEVVALSTAAALLAVRLVMLWTEHDGGAGPLAVLGVAALLPLVVLAVQPPEHVQVRLRRTADLIESIGMVGLFPLAVGVFGMYGQLLNKF
- a CDS encoding bifunctional 3'-5' exonuclease/DNA polymerase — its product is MSDRTSRWALAEDGDGWWHAAPVHPAAGPGARMRVRDPAEAVRAAPPGTRWVWRSTAAVYPRLLAAGARVERCHDIEDAELLLLGHEGRSGEPRSAAAAWARLNNAPVPPDPPQRAVDPRAQDSLFDPRPTTPVPLDALLAVHADQEKRLDATAHPDRMRLLTAAESAAFLVAAEMNRAGLPWRADVHRALLTELLGERYAGGGEPRRLAELADRVSAAFGRRVRPDLPADVVKAFAEAGFKLKSTRRWEIQELDHPAVEPLIEYKKLYRIYTAHGWSWLADWVHDGRFRPEFIPGGTLTGRWVTNGGGALQIPKVIRRAVVADPGWRLVVADADQMEPRVLAAISRDPAFMEVAGRPEDLYTAVSRQGFSGDRDKAKIAVLGAVYGQTSGDGLKNLAALRRRFPRAVAYVDDAAKAGEDGRLVRTWLGRTCPPPAGSGDGYETGDGGVDPAEGAGEGEAGLPRDRDRDRDRDDAWTPSYASTNTRARGRFTRNFVVQGSAADWALLLLAALRQATVGMRAELVFFQHDEVIVHCPAEEAGAVVEAIRAAGDRAGRIAFGDTPVRFPFTTAVVECYADAK
- a CDS encoding GNAT family N-acetyltransferase, whose translation is MNGQAAQQDIPSAAGDPAGDSADTGTGAGAGTGVGVGAVVVRAAGEADVETAAALFRGYLDFYEVDVQDPDAPRAFLAERIAKDESLVLLGDVPELGTVGFAQVYRGFSSLSLRPAWVLNDLYVAPSGRRTGAGRALLREVLRRAREAGVSGVQLETAYDNTVAQGLYEAEGFVREEFHVYFHDLGRGTPGQE